The window CTTCTTTTTGAAATTTATAATAGCTGATTTGGGATCTTTGCCTTGCATAATCAATAATTTCAGGAAGGTCTTCAAAGTTCTCCAGAACATATTCATATCTTTGCCAAGCTGCACCATACTTTTTGGATCTCCAGTAAAAGTCAGCCACAAAAAGTTCATGTTCGGCCATGCGCAAACGAGATTGAACAATATAATATGATGAATATTCTGCGTAAGGCGTATCTGGAAATGTTTCTTTAACGCGGTGAAAGTATTCTAAGGCCTCTACCATGTGACCCTGGGGACGGTCTACAGTTCGGAATTTGCTGTAGTTGGCAAGGCCGGTGCGGAATAGGGCGTAAGGAGTAAGCTCGTGCCTGGGATTCATCTCAATGAACTCACGATAGGCATTCACTGCTGCAGTGTAATTACCAGCCTTAAAATACGCATCCCCAAGGGCTACCTCTGCTACAGGAGTATGCGGACTGAAAGGATACCTGTCTTTAAGCTCGGAAAAGTATCTGATAGCCTGTCGATAACGTTCTTCTTCCATGGCTGAGGTGCCAGCTTGAGCAAGTTCCCACGGGGTATCCTCTAAAGGACGCGGACCTCTCTGGAATAATGTACATCCTGTAAGCGAAAGGATGAGTATTGTTATTATTAAACCTTTAAGCAGGTTTTTTGTATAAACTTGCAAGTTAGAAGCGCTCCATTCAGGCAGACAAGGGGCCTGCCCGACAAGTAACTGCCTTGGCAAGTGGAGTCTGC of the Desulfonatronovibrio magnus genome contains:
- the bamD gene encoding outer membrane protein assembly factor BamD, whose translation is MQVYTKNLLKGLIITILILSLTGCTLFQRGPRPLEDTPWELAQAGTSAMEEERYRQAIRYFSELKDRYPFSPHTPVAEVALGDAYFKAGNYTAAVNAYREFIEMNPRHELTPYALFRTGLANYSKFRTVDRPQGHMVEALEYFHRVKETFPDTPYAEYSSYYIVQSRLRMAEHELFVADFYWRSKKYGAAWQRYEYVLENFEDLPEIIDYARQRSQISYYKFQKEESRNKKHEDQGSWRDWFRWL